In the Bacteroidota bacterium genome, CGCAAATAATAAACGTATCCGCTTACACATTTTATTTTCTATCAGCGACCCGAAAGTACCAACCGTAACAGGTTTATACAGAACAGCAAACTGGATGGAACGTGAAACTTTCGATTTTTTCGGAATTAATTTCACCGGTCACCCCGATTTGCGCAGAATATTAAATATGGAAGATATGCAATATCATCCATTGCTAAAACAATATCCGTTAGAAGACGGAACAAGAACAGATAAAGACGATAAATATTTCGGAAGATAATATCCGTAAAAATAAAAATGGTGAAGTTTAATTACTTCTAAGGAATAAAAAAACAATGAGCAATTTACCATTAAGCAGCGATAAAAAAGACCGCCAGTTTTTAAACGGAGTGGAACAAACCGATGAGGAATTAAAACAATATAATTACCTCAACCTCGGTCCAACCCACCCTGCTACACACGGTATTTTCCAAAACATCTTAAAGATGGACGGAGAAATTATTGTTGATGCTCAACCTACTATCGGATATATTCATCGCGCATTTGAAAAATTGGCTGAACATCGCCCGTTTTATCAGGTAACACCAATTACCGACAGGATGAATTATTGCTCCTCGCCAATAAATAATTTCGGCTGGCATATGACAGTCGAAAAATTATTAAATGTGCAAATCCCTAAAAAAGTGGATTATATGCGCGTGATAATTATGGAGCTTGCACGTATTGCCGATCATATTGTTTGTAATTCAGTTATTGCCGTTGATACAGGTGCACTTACCGGATTTTTATACGTGTTTCAGTGGAGAGAAAAAATTTATGAAATATACGAACAAATCTGCGGCGCACGATTAACAACAAACATTGGTCGCATTGGTGGATTTGAACGCGATTTTACACCTGATGTATATCGTCGCATTGATGAATTCCTTAAAGATTTTCCAAAGGCATTAAAAGAATTTGAAAATATGGTAATGCGTAATCGCATTTTCATGGATAGAACAATTAAAACAGGTCCAATTTCCGGTGAACGCGCTTTGGAATACGGATTTACAGGACCAAATTTACGTGCTGCAGGTGTTGATTATGATGTTCGTGTAATGACGCCTTACAGCAGTTATGAAGATTTCGATTTTATTATTCCAATAGGAACTGCAGGTGATACTTACGACAGATTTTGTGTTCGTGAAGAAGAAATGTGGCAGAGCTTAAGCATTATTCGCCAGGCATTGGATAAAATGCCAAAAACAAATGAATTTTTTGCTGATGTTCCTGAATTTTATTTGCCTCCGAAAGATGCAGTTTATAATACGATGGAAGGATTAATCTGGCATTTTAAAATTGTTATGGGTGAGGTAGATGTTCCTAAAGGTCAGGTGTATCATTGTGTTGAAGGAGGAAATGGTGAGTTAGGATTTTATTTGGTGAGTGATGGTGGACGACAACCATTCCGTTTACATTTCCGCCGACCATGTTTTATTTATTATCAGGCATATCCTGAAATGATTAAAGGTGCGTTGTTGAGTGATGCAATTATTACGATGAGTAGCATGAATGTAATTGCAGGAGAATTAGATGCGTAATTTATTTATCTCCGTTGTGGAGTAATTTTTATAGAAGTAATGACAGAAGTACAAAAAATAGAATTTTCACCGGAAGCGATGCTTGAAGTAAGCCGCATTGTGAGTCATTATCCGCAAGATAAAATGAAATCTGCGTTATTGCCGGTGTTACATAT is a window encoding:
- a CDS encoding NADH-quinone oxidoreductase subunit C, which gives rise to MSDKVENGLIESLLKEQFGDAIRSVEESYGMLDIVVKREKIIEIIQWLRDSNLLSFNFLTSLCGMHFPDNKGEELGVVYHMHSFANNKRIRLHILFSISDPKVPTVTGLYRTANWMERETFDFFGINFTGHPDLRRILNMEDMQYHPLLKQYPLEDGTRTDKDDKYFGR
- a CDS encoding NADH-quinone oxidoreductase subunit D yields the protein MSNLPLSSDKKDRQFLNGVEQTDEELKQYNYLNLGPTHPATHGIFQNILKMDGEIIVDAQPTIGYIHRAFEKLAEHRPFYQVTPITDRMNYCSSPINNFGWHMTVEKLLNVQIPKKVDYMRVIIMELARIADHIVCNSVIAVDTGALTGFLYVFQWREKIYEIYEQICGARLTTNIGRIGGFERDFTPDVYRRIDEFLKDFPKALKEFENMVMRNRIFMDRTIKTGPISGERALEYGFTGPNLRAAGVDYDVRVMTPYSSYEDFDFIIPIGTAGDTYDRFCVREEEMWQSLSIIRQALDKMPKTNEFFADVPEFYLPPKDAVYNTMEGLIWHFKIVMGEVDVPKGQVYHCVEGGNGELGFYLVSDGGRQPFRLHFRRPCFIYYQAYPEMIKGALLSDAIITMSSMNVIAGELDA